One genomic segment of Microtus pennsylvanicus isolate mMicPen1 unplaced genomic scaffold, mMicPen1.hap1 Scaffold_48, whole genome shotgun sequence includes these proteins:
- the LOC142842290 gene encoding uncharacterized protein LOC142842290, with product MDKLENHDVNTVTYDDVHVDFNWEEWTLLDPSQKNLYKDVMVETYRNLTTIGYSWEDHNVEEHCQSSRRRESHLHMPEKTHTRLKPYEGNECGQAFSHHSHLQMHKKTYTGKKPYESFAHHRDLQSHERTHTGEKPYECNLCGKAFACHSNLQRHERSHTGERPYECNQCGKAFTRHSHLQSHERTHTGEKPYECNQCGKAFACHSYLRKHKRTHTGGKPYECNQCGKAFACHSYLRKHKRTHTGEKPYECNQCFKTFAHHSTLQTHERSHIGENPYECNQCGKAFAYHSHLQRHERSHTGDRPYECNQCGKAFACHSHLQRHERSHTGERPYECNQCGKAFACHSHLQRHERSHTGEKPYECNQCGKAFARHSDLQSHERSHTGEKPYECNQCGKGFACHSYLRKHKRTHTGGKPYECNQCGKAFACHSYLRKHKRTHTGGKPYECNQCGKAFACHSYLRKHKKTQYWRETLCM from the exons aatacagtgacctatgatgatgtgcatgtcgacttcaattgggaagaatggactttgctggatccttcgcagaagaatctctacaaagatgtgatggtggagacctacagaaacctcactactatag gatacagttgggaagaccataatgttgaagaacattgtcaaagttctagaagacgtgaaag TCATCTTCACATGCCTGAAAAAACACATACTAGATTAAAACCCTATGAAGGAAATGAGTGTGGTCAAgccttttcacatcacagtcatcttcaaatgcataaaaagacatacactggaaagaaaccctatgaat ccttcgcACATCACCGtgatcttcaaagtcatgaaagaacccatactggagagaaaccctatgaatgtaacttgtgtggtaaagcctttgcatgtcacagtaatctacaaaggcatgaaagaagccatactggagagaggccctatgaatgtaatcagtgtggtaaggccttcacacgtcacagtcatcttcaaagtcatgaacgaactcatactggagagaaaccctatgaatgtaatcagtgtggtaaagcctttgcatgtcacagttacctcagaaagcataaaagaacccatactggagggaaaccctatgaatgtaaccagtgtggtaaagcctttgcatgtcacagttacctccgaaagcataaaagaactcatactggagagaaaccctatgaatgtaatcaatgttttaaaacctttgcacatcatagtactcttcaaacacatgaaagaagccatattgGAGAGAacccctatgaatgtaaccagtgtggtaaagcttttgcatatcacagtcatctacaaaggcatgaaagaagccacactggagataggccctatgaatgtaaccagtgtggtaaagcctttgcatgtcacagtcatctacaaaggcatgaaagaagccatacgggagagaggccctatgaatgtaaccagtgtggtaaagcctttgcatgtcacagtcatctacaaaggcatgaaagaagccatactggagagaaaccctatgaatgtaatcagtgtggtaaggccttcgcacgtcacagtgatcttcaaagtcatgaaagaagccatactggagagaaaccctatgaatgtaatcagtgtggtaaaggctttgcatgtcacagttacctcagaaagcataaaagaacccatactggagggaaaccctatgaatgtaaccagtgtggtaaagcctttgcatgtcacagttacctcagaaagcataaaagaacccatactggagggaaaccctatgaatgtaatcagtgtggtaaagcctttgcatgtcacagttacctccgaaagcataaaaaaactca atattggagagaaacattgtgtatgtaa